The DNA segment CCGATTGAAATCCTAGCTCGTGACGATCGTCAATTTATCATTAATGGGACTCAAGTAACTCTTCAACAGTTAAATATTCGCAAGAATTTTATCATTACACTTATCCTGACTTTAGCAAATGGAACAGTGTTGACTAGTGTACCTTCTGCAGCATTGATGATTTCTCGCTGTGAACAAGTTACATTGTGTGCCCCAGTAGGAACAGACGTTGAAATTACGTATACGGATCTAGATTGTTTCGTGTGTACGTTTGGTACACTTTCGGGAGATCCTGAAAGTATGCTCACATTTGTTGATGGTCTAACGATCTCGGTAGTTACGTGCCAAAGCATTCAATCGACATTCCCAGTAACAGTTGAATTCTTAGCTGAGTTCTGTGAGCCAAGAGATGATATTCAACCTGAATGTCCTGCCCCAATTCGCCCACTACAATGCCCAGTTGTTTTCCCAAGCGTATAATGGGCACCAAACATATTATGAAGAGAGTATATTCTCTCTTCATTTTTTAATATAGGGTGTAGAATGATCCATTATAAATTCTAATACCACAAGAGTTGTAAGGAAAAGCAGAGTGTTAAAACTAATGATTTAAGAGTTCCAAAGAAAAGTCCTTTATAATAGAAAGCCAGGGTTTTTACCCGTCCAACAAATGGACAAGAATAATACATAACTTATTCAACTTTATTTAGGGCTAAGATTCTGTAATCAACTAGAAATTTAGCTCTTGCTAAGGAATTGTCATAGTGGTTATCCTTTTGATTTAACGGTCTCTTAAACTTAGGGTAAGTAATAGCTCATCAGTTGCTACATTATTAAATTAAGGCCATCAGTAGGCTTGGAGTATTTTTGCAGTTACAAGGTCTCGTTTAACAGATGAGAATTCGCATTGAACTAAAACTACGTCTTTTCGTTCTCCTACGTTGCATACAACAATTTCACGGGTGTATAAATCAAGTTATTACATCCCAGAGACTCTACTATTAATTTCATATATATAGTAAAAGGGAATTACTATAAGAGTTCCCAATATGAAAAGGGTGAGGTAATGAAAAAAAAACAAGTGCGAATTAGGAGGGATTTTACGAATTCCAGTTCAAGTGTTTATGAGTGCTTTTTATCTGAAACATCGTGTGTAGAACTACTTCAAGTAGGAGGCCGTGCAGAACAAACAATATTTCTACCTGACGGTACAAAAGTACTACTTCAAAGAGTGAAAATATTGACGACAGGACTTGTTACAGTCAAGTTAATGGATGGGTCAAGTGTGATAGAGCCATTCTCATTAACGGAGGGATATTTC comes from the Paenisporosarcina antarctica genome and includes:
- a CDS encoding BMQ_0737 family morphogenetic spore coat protein yields the protein MQFKNLNGGQELICINVDKVYDWIVKEKSFDVSLPPGTTITFTPSITLDDATLAGATVTCEVNPDPTTPIEILARDDRQFIINGTQVTLQQLNIRKNFIITLILTLANGTVLTSVPSAALMISRCEQVTLCAPVGTDVEITYTDLDCFVCTFGTLSGDPESMLTFVDGLTISVVTCQSIQSTFPVTVEFLAEFCEPRDDIQPECPAPIRPLQCPVVFPSV